In the Colletotrichum higginsianum IMI 349063 chromosome 7 map unlocalized unitig_7, whole genome shotgun sequence genome, one interval contains:
- a CDS encoding Phosphatidylinositol transfer protein sfh5, with amino-acid sequence MSAQTTDTAVAAPAPTAAPAPAAIPESQPAAAAPAADPTSVPAAAPEPTAIVKQQQQTDQATPTGQKTESNAEQKPASENPVEKTQTPLTSLFEKLPNILSAAKHKEMWGVQLSDITHVPTTVVLQKFLRANDDDVSKAADQLQKALVWRRDTNPGKLLDEVSFDKKKFDELGYITTHKDSQGKETIITWNIYGAVKDKKATFGNVDEFIKWRAALMEFSVRKLGLDKVQTPIPDGGEDPYQMIQVHDYLNVSFLRMDPAVKAASSETIRIFAMAYPELLAHKYFVNIPALMGWVFKAMKVFLAPKTIAKFHPLGYGSELAAELPAYKDSLPKDYGGNGEGIKVTGQTVKLAEAAVPTENSITDADPAPAAAAAASPATVAASPAPVTEAKSAETKAVEAAAVPAVATSESAAASQPEIAPEAAPAAPAESEKTEVPNVADLNITDKAEAKEETKPVAT; translated from the exons ATGTCTGCTCAGACTACCGACACTGCCGTCGCGGCACCTGCCCCAACTGCCGCACCTGCGCCGGCTGCCATTCCCGAGTCTCAGCCTGCCGCGGCTGCGCCTGCCGCGGACCCGACTTCGgttcctgctgctgcccctgAGCCCACTGCTATTGTcaagcaacagcagcagaccGACCAGGCCACTCCCACCGGCCAAAAGACAGAGTCAAATGCCGAGCAGAAGCCTGCTTCCGAAAACCCCGTCGAGAAGACACAGACTCCTCTCACTTCCCTCTTTGAGAAGCTGCCCAACATTCTGAGCGCAGCCAAGCACAAGGAGATGTGGGGTGTTCAGCTCTCCGACATCACTCACGTCCCCACCACCGTCGTCCTGCAGAAGTTCCTCcgcgccaacgacgacgatgtctCCAAGGCTGCCGATCAGCTCCAGAAAGCCCTGGTCTGGCGCCGTGATACCAATCCCGGCAAGCTGCTTGACGAGGTATCCTTCGACAAGAAGAAGTTTGACGAGCTCGGCTACATCACTACCCACAAGGACTCTCAAGGCAAGGAGACGATCATTACCTGGAACATCTACGGAGCcgtcaaggacaagaaggcTACTTTTGGCAACGTTGATGA GTTCATTAAGTGGCGCGCTGCTCTCATGGAGTTTAGTGTTCGCAAGTTGGGCCTGGACAAGGTCCAGACCCCCATTcccgatggcggcgaggaccCTTACCAAATGATCCAGGTCCATGACTACCTCAACGTCAGCTTTTTGCGCATGGATcccgccgtcaaggccgcctCATCGGAGACGATTAGGATCTTTGCCATGGCCTACCCCGAACTCCTCGCTCACAAGTACTTTGTCAACATCCCTGCCCTCATGGGCTGGGTTTTCAAGGCCATGAAAGTCTTCCTGGCACCCAAGACCATCGCCAAGTTTCATCCCCTCGGTTATGGCAGTGAACTTGCCGCGGAGCTCCCCGCTTACAAGGACTCGCTTCCCAAGGATTACGGCGGAAACGGCGAGGGCATCAAAGTTACCGGCCAGACCGTCAAGCTCGCGGAAGCTGCTGTCCCGACCGAGAACTCTATCACTGACGCCGACCCTGCtccggcggctgctgctgctgcttctccgGCTACGGTCGCTGCTTCTCCCGCCCCTGTCACCGAGGCCAAGTCGGCCGAGACCAAAGCTGttgaggccgccgccgttcccGCCGTTGCGACTAGCGAGTCCGCTGCCGCTTCCCAGCCGGAGATAGCGCCCGAAGCTGCCCCCGCCGCGCCCGCTGAGTCCGAGAAAACAGAAGTTCCCAACGTTGCCGACCTGAACATTACCGATAAGGCAGAGGCCAAGGAAGAGACAAAGCCCGTCGCTACCTAA